The following proteins are co-located in the Silene latifolia isolate original U9 population chromosome 1, ASM4854445v1, whole genome shotgun sequence genome:
- the LOC141601944 gene encoding F-box protein At3g56470-like, which yields MVVPVLYHSRKRCLVCIKVADDGSNSFTIKSLPLISMPQNPLMLMLCSTFMVESCGSIYVVKVGTRHYDGVHRLQIFELDLQKGSWVEVKCLGDRAFLLVEDGCTWWPASTGTVKGNCVYFFRSQYVQEAVVCYSLNDCSSTFLPCPKLLNPRSYWPVWVTPQHNRISARLQSEKSCEVEAEAVSTTECKSVFQVEEKKQENNLYKLPLHIIELTSKYMHLFDYWSFRCTSKIIQSATPMPQWKKNNVFPLLMVFEDESGLCQIMDPCREDSSFCNFEAQDFFDIKFSKNGWLLIYDGKSIQFLNPFTREKRYLPHPPTRHFLTIGFSSYPSCSSCLTVAINFSDGVIINYLQFEDKEWNSCHFGNNQDGRFCPGFASPMYYAGGFYFLDEDTGNLGVFQLGDGDPRWTVYGRPFVRAGGFHSSYLVECGGDLISVFIGKKGCWVQVFRFNFLNKKWFRAKDLGNHILFISHNSCFSEEVSKVNRMRNRIYLPWLKGNNIVYYSLETQKYHVDGSEDEYKDFFFMKQPYRCCWI from the exons ATGGTTGTGCCTGTACTCTACCATTCACGGAAACGTTGTCTGGTATGCATTAAAGTTGCAGATGATGGTTCAAACTCGTTCACAATAAAGTCGTTGCCATTAATAAGCATGCCTCAAAACCCGCTCATGCTTATGCTATGCTCTACCTTTATGGTTGAATCATGTGGTAGTATTTATGTTGTGAAAGTAGGGACCCGTCATTATGATGGTGTCCATAGACTCCAAATTTTTGAGTTGGACTTGCAGAAAGGAAGTTGGGTTGAGGTCAAGTGTTTGGGTGACCGTGCATTTCTTCTAGTTGAAGATGGCTGTACTTGGTGGCCTGCTTCCACAGGCACCGTCAAAGGGAATTGCGTCTACTTTTTTCGGTCACAGTATGTACAAGAGGCGGTGGTTTGCTACAGTCTAAATGATTGTAGTTCTACCTTTTTACCCTGCCCAAAGTTGCTTAACCCTCGCAGCTATTGGCCTGTTTGGGTGACACCCCAACATAACAG GATTTCAGCGAGACTACAAAGTGAAAAGTCCTGTGAAGTTGAAGCTGAAGCTGTTAGTACCACGGAGTGCAAATCAGTATTTCAAGTCGAGGAGAAAAAGCAAGAAAACAACCTGTATAAGCTTCCCCTCCACATCATAGAACTAACTTCAAAATATATGCATTTGTTTGACTACTGGAGTTTCCGTTGCACTAGCAAGATTATTCAATCTGCCACACCGATGCCTCAATGGAAAAAGAATAATGTGTTCCCCTTGTTGATGGTTTTCGAGGATGAGAGCGGACTATGTCAAATAATGGACCCTTGTCGTGAAGACTCAAGTTTCTGCAATTTCGAAGCTCAGGACTTCTTTGACATTAAATTCTCCAAGAATGGGTGGCTACTCATTTACGATGGTAAATCTATACAGTTCCTCAATCCCTTCACTAGAGAGAAGAGGTATCTCCCTCATCCTCCTACACGTCATTTTCTGACGATTGGATTCTCGTCGTACCCAAGTTGTTCCTCATGTTTGACTGTCGCTATCAACTTTAGTGACGGAGTTATCATCAACTACTTGCAGTTTGAGGACAAGGAATGGAATTCATGCCACTTTGGCAACAACCAAGATGGTCGGTTTTGTCCTGGTTTTGCTAGTCCCATGTATTATGCAGGTGGATTTTACTTTTTAGATGAGGATACAGGAAACCTTGGAGTATTCCAACTTGGAGATGGAGATCCACGGTGGACAGTATATGGTAGACCATTTGTCCGAGCTGGTGGGTTTCATTCTAGCTATCTAGTCGAGTGTGGTGGGGATCTCATTTCGGTGTTCATCGGGAAAAAAGGATGTTGGGTTCAAGTCTTCAGATTCAATTTCTTGAACAAGAAATGGTTTCGAGCCAAAGACCTTGGAAATCATATCTTGTTTATAAGCCATAATTCATGTTTCTCCGAGGAGGTTTCTAAAGTGAACAGAATGAGGAATCGGATATACCTCCCGTGGCTTAAAGGAAACAATATCGTCTACTACTCATTAGAGACCCAAAAATATCATGTTGATGGTAGTGAAGATGAGTATAAGGATTTCTTTTTTATGAAACAGCCATATAGGTGTTGTTGGATTTAG
- the LOC141642767 gene encoding uncharacterized protein LOC141642767 — MDNSDQSSENCQTQVNSPRSPVLLSDFVDTAVHNSVRKTHSSPTPSATLVVNTSSIAPNSAIVANNLSSTKESPVIVTDTVVSASATVTDTPVVVEPVVVTNVAPNSEDPVVTSKPNLGFGENNPRKWNDVVKGPSQLGMSLFFDEHSKNSTEIEVNLEDFQGELDYWKYTLMGNFLGSKPNLKQVQDFAQKAWKQIASPVVQYYRKGWFSFRFTTQEDMNNVLREGPWKLGSRSLILKQWYPNFSMEMDKVSTVPIWVLFPDLEPFLWSESVLSKMASKIGKPLFADLNTTCKTKLSFARILVEADVSATLPDEIVLNTPFHGQTVQRIIYEWLPFHCSGCGKLGHKLSSCKWHQPTSSDPKKVYKAKPSTNPIPPSVPQPEVELGSVCHELGGTSDGQIEAATPEHVQDQSVHLAGSSHVLGDGSSSLTTEMHSECHVLGSHSPQHAGSPRVVDRRSQIAKKRDCTEAEHSDNHSDAPLTENRFDSLSVNNISSWNIRGCNDPLKQQEIRDFLWSNKLDILGVLETRVKKKNADNIIKNKFSNYSVICNYDCHYNGRIWLIFNPVTVTVKPILSHAQFIHCAINHHATSQNFFLTMVYGSNDPKIREDLWTALSSIQHSVTSLVLLGDFNVIRDVSEKISPTPPNLDDILAFNTCLFNCRLDDMRGSGCEYTWTNKQDDSSRTWSKLDRALANPDWFNQFPTTYANFFFLWDLVTQAWHLPVQGTAMFKLFGKLKNVRVSLFGLHKQNYSDISNRVVVAKAALLDCQAILQSCPLSPDLIHKEKQLLIDYNTLKQAEMSFLKQKAKVDNIKHGDCSSKYFFSRLQERKTQQIIGKIVDRHGTDRIGLSDVAEGFVDYYSHLLDSTTPTSHLDTSLIHQGSCVSPEDSASLIKPVSLDEIKAALFSIGSDKSPRPDGFSSGFFKDSWELISSDFCKAVLNFFKTGKMSKQANSTLLTLIPKKKISNS; from the exons ATGGATAATTCTGATCAATCCTCAGAGAATTGTCAAACCCAGGTGAATTCTCCTCGTTCCCCTGTTCTTCTCAGTGATTTTGTTGATACTGCGGTTCATAATTCTGTGCGTAAAACTCACTCTTCCCCTACTCCTTCTGCAACTTTAGTGGTTAATACTTCTTCTATTGCTCCAAATTCCGCCATTGTTGCGAACAATTTGAGCTCTACTAAGGAATCCCCTGTTATTGTAACTGATACGGTTGTCTCTGCTAGTGCTACTGTTACTGACACCCCTGTTGTCGTTGAACCTGTTGTTGTTACTAATGTTGCCCCTAATTCTGAGGACCCTGTTGTTACGTCAAAACCAAACCTAGGTTTTGGGGAAAACAACCCTAGGAAATGGAATGATGTTGTTAAAGGACCTAGTCAATTGGGTATGTCCTTATTCTTTGATGAACATAGCAAGAACTCTACTGAAATTGAGGTCAATCTTGAGGATTTCCAAGGGGAATTGGATTATTGGAAGTATACTTTAATGGGGAACTTCCTTGGGTCTAAGCCTAACCTAAAGCAAGTTCAAGATTTTGCCCAAAAAGCTTGGAAGCAGATTGCTTCTCCAGTAGTccaatactacaggaaggggtgGTTCAGCTTCAGGTTCACCACTCAAGAGGATATGAACAATGTTCTTAGGGAGGGTCCTTGGAAACTGGGATCAAGATCTCTCATTCTAAAGCAATGGTATCCTAACTTCTCTATGGAAATGGATAAGGTCTCCACTGTTCCTATTTGGGTCTTGTTTCCTGACTTGGAACCATTTCTCTGGTCTGAATCTGTGCTAAGCAAGATGGCTAGCAAGATTGGGAAACCTCTATTTGCTGATCTCAATACCACTTGTAAGACTAAACTGTCCTTTGCAAGAATCCTTGTTGAGGCTGATGTTTCTGCCACTTTACCTGATGAAATTGTTCTAAATACACCTTTTCATGGCCAAACTGTTCAGAGAATCATCTATGAATGGCTTCCTTTCCACTGTTCAGGGTGTGGGAAGTTAGGGCATAAACTCAGCAGCTGTAAATGGCACCAACCTACTAGTAGTGATCCTAAAAAGGTGTATAAGGCTAAGCCCTCTACTAACCCTATCCCCCCTAGTGTACCACAGCCCGAGGTTGAGTTGGGCTCAGTATGCCATgagctaggtggtacctcagATGGTCAGATAGAGGCTGCTACTCCTGAGCATGTCCAGGATCAATCAGTGCATCTAGCTGGTTCCTCACATGTTCTGGGTGATGGCTCCTCTTCCCTGACTACTGAAATGCACTCAGAATGCCATGTGCTAGGCTCACACTCCCCTCAGCATGCTGGTAGCCCTAGGGTGGTGGATAGGAGGTCTCAAATTGCCAAGAAGAGAGACTGTACTGAGGCTGAACACAGTGATAACCATAGTGATGCTCCTCTTACTGAGAACAGATTTGATTCTCTTAGTGTTAATAAT ATCAGCTCCTGGAACATTAGAGGGTGTAATGACCCTCTCAAGCAACAAGAGATCAGAGATTTCTTGTGGAGTAATAAGCTAGAtattcttggtgttttggaaactagagtaAAAAAGAAGAATGCTGATAATATCATCAAAAATAAATTCAGCAATTATAGTGTGATTTGCAATTATGACTGTCATTATAATGGCAGGATCTGGCTCATCTTTAACCCTGTTACTGTTACTGTTAAGCCTATTCTCTCCCATGCACAGTTCATTCACTGTGCCATTAATCATCATGCTACTTCTCAGAATTTCTTTCTTACTATGGTTTATGGTAGTAATGATCCTAAAATAAGGGAGGATCTTTGGACTGCTCTTTCTTCCATTCAGCATTCTGTTACAAGCTTGGTCCTCCTGGGGGATTTCAATGTGATCAGGGATGTTAGTGAAAAGATAAGTCCCACTCCTCCTAACCTGGATGATATCCTAGCTTTCAATACTTGCCTCTTTAACTGTAGATTGGATGATATGAGGGGATCTGGATGTGAATATACCTGGACTAACAAGCAAGATGACAGTTCCAGAACTTGGTCAAAGCTGGATAGGGCTTTAGCTAACCCTGACTGGTTCAACCAATTCCCTACCACTTATGctaattttttctttctttg GGATCTTGTCACCCAGGCATGGCACCTCCCTGTTCAGGGTACTGCTATGTTTAAGCTCTTTGGAAAGCTAAAGAATGTTAGAGTCAGCTTATTTGGCCTTCATAAGCAAAATTATAGTGACATTTCCAATAGAGTGGTGGTAGCTAAGGCTGCTCTTTTGGATTGTCAAGCCATCCTGCAATCTTGCCCTCTTTCTCCTGATCTTATTCACAAGGAAAAGCAGTTGTTGATTGACTATAATACTCTTAAGCAAGCTGAAATGAGCTTCTTAAAGCAAAAAGCAAAAGTTGACAATATTAAACATGGTGATTGCTCCTCTAAATACTTTTTCTCTAGACTGCAGGAGAGGAAAACTCAACAAATCATTGGCAAGATTGTTGATAGACATGGAACTGATAGGATTGGGTTGTCTGATGTAGCTGAGGGCTTTGTTGATTATTACTCCCATCTCTTGGACTCTACTACTCCCACTTCTCATTTGGATACTTCCCTAATTCATCAGGGCTCCTGTGTCTCCCCTGAGGACTCTGCTAGTCTTATTAAACCTGTCTCTCTGGATGAAATTAAAGCTGCTTTGTTTAGCATTGGTTCTGACAAGAGCCCTAGACCTGATGGTTTCTCCTCAGGTTTCTTTAAGGATTCCTGGGAGCTTATCAGCTCTGACTTTTGCAAAGCTGTGTTAAACTTCTTCAAAACTGGTAAAATGAGTAAGCAAGCTAATTCTACTTTGCTCACTCTCattcccaaaaagaaaattagTAACTCGTGA
- the LOC141601949 gene encoding probably inactive leucine-rich repeat receptor-like protein kinase At5g48380 isoform X1 translates to MVVNRRLIASVVCVLGCLVVILGDYGISGTETDVNCLKRIRESVTDPNGYLNGTWDLSNRTEGSICKFIGIECWNPQENRVLNIKLSDMGLKGDFPLGIEDCTSLTGLDLSGNNFGGPIPSNISKVIPDVTTLDLSDNNFSGVIPENLANCSYLNDISLDHNQFSGSIPLELADLARLKNFNVANNNLSGPIPRFSANVPIPIENYANNPGLCGPPLKTCSVATKSHTGVIAGGAAGGFTLVIVVAGIAFFYISRMKVIRKKMEDPEGNRWTKTLKGVKAVKVSMFEKSASKMRLADLMKATNNFSNNNIINSGRTGAMYKAVMPDGTFFAVKRLQDSQRTEKEFLSEMNTLGSVRHQNLVPLLGYCVAKKEKFLVYRYMANGNLYDQLHPSDPEAITPEILEWPIRLKIAIGAAKGLAWMHHNCNPRILHRNISSKCILLDENFDPRLSDFGLARLMNPIDTHLSTFVNGEFGDLGYVAPEYARTLVATPKGDVFSFGTVLLELITGEKATQVSNAPETFKGNLVEWIYQLSVSSDLHSSIDKHLREKGVDKELFQFLRIACNCVTLVPKERPSMFEVYQLLRAIGEKYHFTADDEIMIPRETSDANFPHELIVSREDS, encoded by the exons ATGGTTGTTAATAGAAGGTTAATTGCTTCAGTAGTATGTGTTTTAGGATGTTTGGTTGTTATATTGGGTGATTATGGTATTTCTGGGACTGAAACTGATGTGAATTGTTTGAAAAGGATTCGGGAATCGGTTACAGATCCTAATGGATACTTGAATGGAACATGGGATCTTAGTAATAGAACTGAGGGTTCTATTTGTAAATTCATTGGCATTGAATGTTGGAACCCGCAAGAGAATCGGGTTTTGAACATTAAGTTAAGTGATATGGGTTTAAAGGGTGATTTTCCGCTTGGAATTGAAGATTGTACAAGTTTGACGGGATTAGATTTATCGGGTAATAATTTTGGGGGTCCAATTCCTTCAAATATCTCAAAAGTGATCCCGGATGTGACTACACTTGACCTTTCGGACAACAATTTTTCCGGTGTAATCCCAGAAAATCTTGCAAATTGCAGTTACTTGAATGATATTAGCCTTGATCACAATCAATTTTCTGGCTCAATTCCCCTGGAACTAGCAGACCTTGCTCGGCTTAAGAATTTTAATGTTGCCAACAACAATTTGTCGGGGCCGATTCCTCGTTTCAGTGCAAACGTTCCCATTCCCATAGAGAACTATGCCAATAACCCCGGGCTTTGTGGGCCACCACTAAAGACTTGTTCTGTTGCTACCAAGTCTCACACTGGGGTTATCGCTGGTGGAGCAGCCGGAGGATTTACTCTCGTGATTGTTGTGGCGGGTATAGCATTCTTTTACATTTCACGGATGAAGGTTATTAGGAAGAAAATGGAGGATCCTGAAGGTAACAGATGGACGAAAACATTGAAGGGCGTCAAAGCAGTCAAA GTATCTATGTTTGAGAAGTCGGCTTCAAAAATGCGATTAGCCGACCTTATGAAAGCCACAAACAACTTCAGCAATAACAACATTATCAACTCTGGAAGGACGGGAGCAATGTACAAGGCAGTGATGCCTGATGGTACATTCTTTGCAGTTAAAAGATTGCAAGATTCACAGCGAACAGAGAAAGAATTCTTGTCGGAAATGAACACTTTGGGCAGTGTGAGGCACCAAAACTTGGTTCCGCTTTTGGGTTATTGTGTTGCAAAGAAAGAGAAGTTTTTAGTCTACAGATACATGGCTAATGGAAACCTATATGATCAACTTCACCCTTCAGACCCTGAGGCCATCACGCCTGAGATTTTGGAGTGGCCCATACGGCTAAAAATCGCTATTGGAGCCGCCAAGGGATTAGCTTGGATGCATCATAATTGCAACCCTAGAATCCTTCATAGAAACATAAGTTCCAAATGTATTTTGTTGGATGAAAATTTTGATCCTCGGCTCTCTGATTTTGGTCTAGCTAGGCTCATGAATCCGATAGACACCCATTTGAGTACTTTTGTGAACGGGGAATTCGGGGATTTGGGGTATGTGGCCCCCGAGTATGCTCGGACGCTTGTTGCCACCCCAAAAGGAGATGTTTTTAGCTTTGGGACTGTTCTGTTGGAATTGATCACGGGTGAAAAGGCAACTCAGGTGTCTAATGCCCCGGAAACCTTTAAGGGCAATTTGGTTGAGTGGATTTATCAACTGTCAGTAAGTTCAGATCTCCATTCTTCCATTGACAAGCATCTCCGTGAAAAGGGTGTCGATAAAGAGCTATTCCAGTTCCTTAGGATTGCTTGTAACTGTGTTACTCTTGTACCTAAAGAGAGGCCAAGTATGTTCGAAGTGTACCAACTGCTGAGAGCCATTGGAGAAAAATACCATTTTACAGCAGATGATGAGATCATGATTCCTAGAGAAACTTCCGATGCAAATTTCCCGCACGAGCTCATCGTCTCCCGGGAAGATTCATAA
- the LOC141601949 gene encoding probably inactive leucine-rich repeat receptor-like protein kinase At5g48380 isoform X2, with product MGLKGDFPLGIEDCTSLTGLDLSGNNFGGPIPSNISKVIPDVTTLDLSDNNFSGVIPENLANCSYLNDISLDHNQFSGSIPLELADLARLKNFNVANNNLSGPIPRFSANVPIPIENYANNPGLCGPPLKTCSVATKSHTGVIAGGAAGGFTLVIVVAGIAFFYISRMKVIRKKMEDPEGNRWTKTLKGVKAVKVSMFEKSASKMRLADLMKATNNFSNNNIINSGRTGAMYKAVMPDGTFFAVKRLQDSQRTEKEFLSEMNTLGSVRHQNLVPLLGYCVAKKEKFLVYRYMANGNLYDQLHPSDPEAITPEILEWPIRLKIAIGAAKGLAWMHHNCNPRILHRNISSKCILLDENFDPRLSDFGLARLMNPIDTHLSTFVNGEFGDLGYVAPEYARTLVATPKGDVFSFGTVLLELITGEKATQVSNAPETFKGNLVEWIYQLSVSSDLHSSIDKHLREKGVDKELFQFLRIACNCVTLVPKERPSMFEVYQLLRAIGEKYHFTADDEIMIPRETSDANFPHELIVSREDS from the exons ATGGGTTTAAAGGGTGATTTTCCGCTTGGAATTGAAGATTGTACAAGTTTGACGGGATTAGATTTATCGGGTAATAATTTTGGGGGTCCAATTCCTTCAAATATCTCAAAAGTGATCCCGGATGTGACTACACTTGACCTTTCGGACAACAATTTTTCCGGTGTAATCCCAGAAAATCTTGCAAATTGCAGTTACTTGAATGATATTAGCCTTGATCACAATCAATTTTCTGGCTCAATTCCCCTGGAACTAGCAGACCTTGCTCGGCTTAAGAATTTTAATGTTGCCAACAACAATTTGTCGGGGCCGATTCCTCGTTTCAGTGCAAACGTTCCCATTCCCATAGAGAACTATGCCAATAACCCCGGGCTTTGTGGGCCACCACTAAAGACTTGTTCTGTTGCTACCAAGTCTCACACTGGGGTTATCGCTGGTGGAGCAGCCGGAGGATTTACTCTCGTGATTGTTGTGGCGGGTATAGCATTCTTTTACATTTCACGGATGAAGGTTATTAGGAAGAAAATGGAGGATCCTGAAGGTAACAGATGGACGAAAACATTGAAGGGCGTCAAAGCAGTCAAA GTATCTATGTTTGAGAAGTCGGCTTCAAAAATGCGATTAGCCGACCTTATGAAAGCCACAAACAACTTCAGCAATAACAACATTATCAACTCTGGAAGGACGGGAGCAATGTACAAGGCAGTGATGCCTGATGGTACATTCTTTGCAGTTAAAAGATTGCAAGATTCACAGCGAACAGAGAAAGAATTCTTGTCGGAAATGAACACTTTGGGCAGTGTGAGGCACCAAAACTTGGTTCCGCTTTTGGGTTATTGTGTTGCAAAGAAAGAGAAGTTTTTAGTCTACAGATACATGGCTAATGGAAACCTATATGATCAACTTCACCCTTCAGACCCTGAGGCCATCACGCCTGAGATTTTGGAGTGGCCCATACGGCTAAAAATCGCTATTGGAGCCGCCAAGGGATTAGCTTGGATGCATCATAATTGCAACCCTAGAATCCTTCATAGAAACATAAGTTCCAAATGTATTTTGTTGGATGAAAATTTTGATCCTCGGCTCTCTGATTTTGGTCTAGCTAGGCTCATGAATCCGATAGACACCCATTTGAGTACTTTTGTGAACGGGGAATTCGGGGATTTGGGGTATGTGGCCCCCGAGTATGCTCGGACGCTTGTTGCCACCCCAAAAGGAGATGTTTTTAGCTTTGGGACTGTTCTGTTGGAATTGATCACGGGTGAAAAGGCAACTCAGGTGTCTAATGCCCCGGAAACCTTTAAGGGCAATTTGGTTGAGTGGATTTATCAACTGTCAGTAAGTTCAGATCTCCATTCTTCCATTGACAAGCATCTCCGTGAAAAGGGTGTCGATAAAGAGCTATTCCAGTTCCTTAGGATTGCTTGTAACTGTGTTACTCTTGTACCTAAAGAGAGGCCAAGTATGTTCGAAGTGTACCAACTGCTGAGAGCCATTGGAGAAAAATACCATTTTACAGCAGATGATGAGATCATGATTCCTAGAGAAACTTCCGATGCAAATTTCCCGCACGAGCTCATCGTCTCCCGGGAAGATTCATAA